One window of Chionomys nivalis chromosome 18, mChiNiv1.1, whole genome shotgun sequence genomic DNA carries:
- the LOC130889954 gene encoding deoxyribose-phosphate aldolase-like produces MNSQLTVLIPLKVKSYWTKINTIEKGNNLADKIEFIFKGTEKLSERITTVQFYSHVVISRTLVLTGKWEALYDEISQFRKACGEAHLKTILATGELGSLTNIYKASLVAMMPGSDFIKTSTGKETVNATFPVAIVMLRAIRDFFWKTGKKVGFKPAGGIQTAKESLAWFSLVKEELGDEWLTPDLFGIGASSLLLDIEKQIYYYVIGQYPAYCDLPMS; encoded by the coding sequence ATGAACAGCCAGTTGACAGTATTAATACCATTGAAAGTCAAAAGTTACTGGacaaaaattaatactattgaaaagggtaacaaTTTGGCAGACAAAATTGAATTCATATTTAAGGGTActgaaaaattatctgaaagaattacTACTGTTCAATTTTACAGTCATGTGGTCATTAGCAGGACCTTGGTGCTGACTGGCAAGTGGGAAGCCCTCTATGACGAGATCAGCCAGTTTCGAAAGGCCTGCGGGGAGGCTCATCTCAAAACCATCCTAGCCACAGGAGAGCTCGGCTCTCTCACCAACATCTACAAAGCCAGCCTAGTAGCAATGATGCCAGGGTCAGATTTTATTAAGACTTCTACTGGAAAAGAAACGGTAAATGCCACCTTCCCGGTAGCCATCGTAATGTTACGGGCCATTAGAGATTTCTTCTGGAAGACTGGAAAGAAGGTAGGCTTTAAACCTGCAGGAGGCATCCAGACTGCGAAGGAGTCCCTAGCATGGTTCTCTCTTGTAAAGGAAGAGCTGGGGGACGAGTGGCTGACCCCGGACCTCTTCGGGATAGGGGCCAGTTCTCTGCTCTTAGACATTGAGAAGCAGATATACTACTATGTGATTGGACAATATCCAGCTTATTGCGATCTTCCAATGTCTTAG